The Stigmatella aurantiaca DW4/3-1 genome contains the following window.
GAAGGAGACCTCCTCCAGGTTGATGCTGGTGAAGGCGTACTGACGGATGCCGCGCGAGCGCTCCGTCACCGTCAGCTCGGGGGTGGCCCCGGCCGCCAGCTCCAGCTTGAAACGCCAGAAGCCCTCCGTGGTCTCCGCCGGCTCGGGGGTCTCCCGCAGCTCCCAGCCCGTGCGCGGGTGCTCCAGGAAGAACGCCGCCGGACGGGGGGCCTTGTTGCGCACGAAGTACCGGGTGCGCCGCAGGTGGTAGTACTCCACGGACAGCACGCCCCGGCTCACCACGGCGCGGAACACCGGCCCATCCTCCACCCGGTCCTCCACCGAGACCACGCAGCTCAGCTCCACCGCGTACGGCACGAAGCGCTTGTCATCCGGCTTCATGGTGTCGAGCATCGCCTCGCCCACGTACGTGTCCGCCTCCATCACCGTCACCGGCCCGCCCTCCAGCGTGAGCCCCGCCGTGTTCTTCATCTCGATGCACGCCATCGGGTTCTTCTCGCGCGTGGTCCGGTTGTAGAGCAGCACGCGCCGGCCTTCGAACGGCCGTTGCAGGATGGGCACCAGCGCGCTCTGGTTGCGGTGCACCGTCACCGGGTGGTCCACGCGGTACTCGAACAGGTCTCCCACCTCCTTGGTGAGCGTCTTCACCTCCAAGCTCTTCTCCGCTGCCTCCCGCATCCGCCCGCCTCCCTTGCGGACCATGCCGCCCACGCTGGACACCATGGCCCGCATGGGGGCTGCGGCCGGGGCGGGCGCCGGGGGGGCGAAGAAGGCCTTCTCCATCTCCCCGCCATCGCCCCCTTCCGCCGCGCCATAGGCCTCCTCGGGGATGACGGGCGCGGCGGCGGCCTCCGTGCGCACCTGCACCACCGGGCGCTTCATGTACCGGGGGTTGTACAAGTCGTGCACGAAGGACACCGGCAGCCCGGCGATGAGCGCCAGATCCACGCTCACCCAGTCCTCGTCCCCCGTGTTGTCCACCAGCGCCCAGCCCTGGAGGAGCGGCGGCTTCAACTCGTCCAGGAGGATGCGGTAGCTCGTCTTCCACACGGGCGCTTCCACCACATAGCTCACGAACAGCTCGCGCTCCCCCGTCCCCGAGGTGAGGATGGACATCCGCTTGCTGTCCTTCTTGTACGAGGAGAGCACCGTGGCCAGGTAGAACTCGAGGTCCTTGCGCACGGCATCGTCCAGGAACTCCAGCTCGGAGATCTCCAGCAGGTCGAAGGTGCGCAGCGAGCCAACCACGAGCAGCGACAGGAAGGGCCGCATCACGGAGGTTTTTCCCTCCACCACCGCGAGCGACTCCAACCCCACGATGATGCCTTCCACCGGCTCCTTGCCGCCCACCCGCACCCGCACGCGCGCGCCCTTGATCTGCCCCAGCAGCGCCGTGAGGCTGCCCGACTCGGGGATCCGGATGGTGGCCTCCTGGAGGAGCTGGTCCAAGGGCTTCGTCGAGTCGTAGCTCACCGCCGACACGGAGCCGCCCGACAGGTCCAGCACCGTCATCGACTTGAGCACGTCGTTCATGTCGCGGGCCTTGAAGTCCAGGTTCAGGGCCTCGTTGCCGCTCACCTTGCCCTTCCGCTCGAAGTAACCGACTCCATGCTTGTAGAGGACGACGCGGCGGATAGGTAGAACGGACGACATCGGGCAGCTCCGGAAGATTGGGGACGGGCGGGCCCCGGTGTATCAAGCCCCCGGCGGGGACAATACCCTGACGCCCTGCCTGGAGAGCCGAGATGCGCCTGTACACGTCGTTCCTCGCCGGCAGCGCCGCCATCACCCTTCTCACCCATTGCGCGAGCACGCGGCCCTCCTCGCCTGGAGAGCCGCCCGCCCCGCCCGAGGTCCCCGTGCCCGCGCCCAGCAACACGCCCTGGGGCCAGGCCCGCGTGGGAGATCACGCGGTCTACAGTTTCTCCACCAACCAAAGTCCGGGACGCATCGCCCGGCCCCCCCGGGCGCTCGCGGGCCGGCTCCGGGTGGAGGTGACGGCGGTCCAGGCGCCGTGGGTGTGGCTGACGCTCTCCTTCACCGATGACGCGGGCAAGCCCCTGACGAACGTGTGGCTGGCCCGGGACCTGACGCTGCCCGTGAGCATGGAGACCTCCCGCCCCCTCGACGTGCCCCCTCGGGGCACCGAGAGCTTCGAGCAGCTCTCCGCCGCGGGCCGGCAGTGGGAGGCGAAGCGCTACATCGAGGATCAACGGCCGGTGGACGGCCCCCTGAACAACGTCCTCTACGCGGTCCAGCCGGGCCCGCTGTACCTCACCCGAGGGCTGCTGAGCCTCAGCATCACGCTGTCGGGCTTTGGCGCCAGCGGCGGCACCCAGCTCACCCTGCTGGAGGTCCGTCAGGGCCCCGAGGGCGGCGCCTCCCCTGCCTCGCCCCTGGAGCGGCCCCTGGGGCCTGGGACGTGGTTCGACTTCCGCGCGAACATCGGCGGCAACGACAGCACCCAGCGCACGTGCTTCTCCGCCGAACGCGGCTACCTGCTCCAGGCGGAGGGCCCCGCCCCCACCCAAGGGGCCGCCTGTCCCAGCTTCGCCGAGGCCACGGTATCGCCCCTGGAAGAGTGGCTGGTGCGGCTCATCACGGGCGCGCTCGCCACCGAAAGCTGGCCCCCGGTCACGGCGGGCGCCCCCCCCTCGCGGGGAACCCTCCCCCTCCAGGGCCGCACGGTCCCCGTCTCCACCACCGAGGTGCCGGAGAACGAAGGAAGCGTGCGAAAGATCCGCTTCGAGACTTACGCGGCGGACCCCTGGGATGCCTCGCTCGCGGGGCTGGCCCACGAGGCCCGCTTCCGTCCGCTGACCGAGGGCGTGGACCGGGTGGAGGCCAAGGGCCGGCGGACGCCGCAGGACTTCACCCAGCTCGTGGGCTGGGGCACCTGGGTGGGAAGCGCGAAGTAACCCCCGCTTCCCACCGGAGGGCGCGGCCTCAGCTCTCGACGGAGAGCTTCACGTCGATGTTGCCGCGCGTGGCCTTCGAGTACGGACACACCTCGTGCGCGGCGTGCATGAGCTGCTGGGCCTCCTCCTGAGACAGGCCCGGCAACTTGCCCTTGAGCTCCACCGCCAGCCCGAAGCCGCCATCCGGCGTCTTGCCGATGGTGGCGGAGCCGGTGATGGCCGCCTCCTTCACGTTCTTGCCGGCCTTGCCCGCCACCAGCCGCAGCGCGCTCTCGAAGCACGCGGCGTAACCGGCCGCGAAGAGCTGCTCGGGGTTCGTGCTGGCCCCGCCGGCGCCGCCCAGCTCCTTCGGCATGGAGAGCGCCAGATCCAGCACGCCGTCCGTGGAGCGGACGCGGCCATTGCGGCCTCCCTGGGCGGTGGCGGTGGCGGTGTACAGCGGGGTGATGGAGACCGGAGCCATGAGCTTCCTCGTTTCACGTCGGGTGGGATACGGATCTGACAGACGGCCCCCGGCGTAACGGGCACTCACTCGGCTTGCAATGATGTCTCCGGGAAACTGTCATCCAGACGGACTTCCTCCGTCTCCTGCCACCCGAGAACCGAGGTGAGGAGGGGCTTGAGCTGGTCGGCGATCTTCCGGTGGCCGGTGAGGTTGGGGTGCATGTCGCAGCCGTAGTCCTGGGGCACTTCCAGGGTGTCGCGGATGAGGGCCAGGTGCGTACGGCCTCCATCCCGGGAGCGCTGCCGCTCCACGACGGCCTCGATGAGCTCCACGCCTGGCTCCTTCATGCGAGGCCCCGCCACACAGAACAAGGGCACGTCCGGGTACGCCCGACGCACCGCCGCGAGGAGCGCCTCGTATCCCCCCATGAAGGCCTCCCGCTCCGGGTGCGGCACCGTGGAGAAGTCGTTGGTCCCCAGGTTGATGACGACCGCATCGGGCGCCCACCGGCGAAAGTCCCAGAGGGGTTGCTCCTGCTCGGCCCGCGCCTGGGAGAAATAGGCGGGCATCGGCTTGGCCGAGACCGGCCCGGGCTCGGCGTAGTTGCGGACCACGCCCCGTCCGGACTTGGCGAGGATGGAGAACTCCGCCCCCAGCTCGCGCGCCACCAGGGCGGCATAGGCCCGCTCCACGTTCTCCGTGCCTCGCGAGAACTGGCAGCCCAACTGCCCCTCGTTGCCATAGCCCGCGGTGAACGAGTCCCCGATGAAGAGCAGCCGGCGGTCCCGCCGCGGCGGCAGCGCCACCAGCGTCCGGCCCGGATCCAGGAGGAAGCCGTGGAAGGTGCCCGGCCCGAACCCGGACTCCGTGCGCCGCGTGAGCCGCACCGTGTGCCGCCCCTCGGCGAGCCCCTGGGCCAGCACATAGATGTCCCGCTCCGAGGTGCGCAGCACGGACGCAGGCTTCCCATCCACGGAGACGTTGTAGTTGTTGTTTCCATCCACCAGGTGGATGGCGCACGACGTGCCTTCGAAGGCGGCCTCGATGCTCACCCCGGGCCAGTCGAACACCGGGGCCTTCGGCGCGGAGAAGTCGAACCGTCCCGTATACCGGATGAGCGGGTGATCCGCCTCGATGTGCTGACGCTGGGGTGGCGCTCCGGGCGGCCCCAGGATGACCCGGGCACACCCGATGAGCAGCAGGGGAATGAGCGTGCGGGCAAGAAGGCGCTTTGGATACGAGGAGGCCATGGCGCCGGAGTGTTGTAACCCACCTCCCCGTCCTGAAGGCTCACATTGGGACGACGCAAGCGTGCGCCCATCAACCCGGGCCGGCCCCGCCGGGGAGCGCTACGTCTCCACGCGCACGTACTCGAAGCCGATCGGCTTGCTGTGAATGCCCCGGGGAGGAGGCGCAATCCAGTTCGCCATTTCCCCCGGGGCCAGCACCGCCCGGGCCTGAACATTGCGCACCGCCGCCCGGTCTGCTTCCGTGGGCAGCCACTCCGCCCGGCGCAGGGCCCATTCCTCCGCGGACACCGGCGTTCCATCCGGTGCGAAGTGGCCCGAAGACAACAGGCCCTGCTGGCGGTTGAAGCGTCGCGACGGCAACTGCAACCGCTCCTGGAGTCCCTGGGAGGCCAGCACCTTGTTCCAGCG
Protein-coding sequences here:
- a CDS encoding SGNH/GDSL hydrolase family protein gives rise to the protein MASSYPKRLLARTLIPLLLIGCARVILGPPGAPPQRQHIEADHPLIRYTGRFDFSAPKAPVFDWPGVSIEAAFEGTSCAIHLVDGNNNYNVSVDGKPASVLRTSERDIYVLAQGLAEGRHTVRLTRRTESGFGPGTFHGFLLDPGRTLVALPPRRDRRLLFIGDSFTAGYGNEGQLGCQFSRGTENVERAYAALVARELGAEFSILAKSGRGVVRNYAEPGPVSAKPMPAYFSQARAEQEQPLWDFRRWAPDAVVINLGTNDFSTVPHPEREAFMGGYEALLAAVRRAYPDVPLFCVAGPRMKEPGVELIEAVVERQRSRDGGRTHLALIRDTLEVPQDYGCDMHPNLTGHRKIADQLKPLLTSVLGWQETEEVRLDDSFPETSLQAE
- a CDS encoding organic hydroperoxide resistance protein; its protein translation is MAPVSITPLYTATATAQGGRNGRVRSTDGVLDLALSMPKELGGAGGASTNPEQLFAAGYAACFESALRLVAGKAGKNVKEAAITGSATIGKTPDGGFGLAVELKGKLPGLSQEEAQQLMHAAHEVCPYSKATRGNIDVKLSVES
- a CDS encoding DUF6068 family protein, producing MRLYTSFLAGSAAITLLTHCASTRPSSPGEPPAPPEVPVPAPSNTPWGQARVGDHAVYSFSTNQSPGRIARPPRALAGRLRVEVTAVQAPWVWLTLSFTDDAGKPLTNVWLARDLTLPVSMETSRPLDVPPRGTESFEQLSAAGRQWEAKRYIEDQRPVDGPLNNVLYAVQPGPLYLTRGLLSLSITLSGFGASGGTQLTLLEVRQGPEGGASPASPLERPLGPGTWFDFRANIGGNDSTQRTCFSAERGYLLQAEGPAPTQGAACPSFAEATVSPLEEWLVRLITGALATESWPPVTAGAPPSRGTLPLQGRTVPVSTTEVPENEGSVRKIRFETYAADPWDASLAGLAHEARFRPLTEGVDRVEAKGRRTPQDFTQLVGWGTWVGSAK